The genomic DNA GAGAGGCCTGGAGCCAGCCCAGGCTCGCGGAGCGCTACGCGGGGCTGCTCCAATGGCGCGACGCGCTCTACGCGAAGCACCGCCGACCAGCGACCGCCTGAGCCTCGAACAGGACTACGGGTAGTTGACAGGCGGAGGCGGCGTGCCCGGCAGGGGGATGAACTCCGTCTCTCCCTCGATGCGGCCGAAGCGCTGGGCCCGCCAGTCCTCCTTCGCCTGCTCGATGCGCTCCTTGGAGCTGGAGACGAAGTTCCACCAGATGTGGCGCGGACCGTCCATCGGCTCGCCTCCGAGCAACAACACGCGGGCTCCTTCACTCGCGCGCAGGCACACCTCCGCCCCCCGTTGGAAGACCGCCAGGCTTCCCGCCTGGAGCGTCCCCGTGCTCAACTCCACCGAGCCGTCCACCACGTAGGCGGCGCGCTCCTCGTGCTCGGCCGTGAGTCCCAGCACCGCACCTGGCTCCAAGGCCACGTCGGCGTAGAACAGCTCCGAGTGCGTCTTCACCGGCGAGCGCTCGCCGAACAGCGAGCCCGCGACGAGGCGGATGCGCGCCCCACCGTCACCGAACTCCGGCAGCGTGGACGCGGCGTGGTGCACGAACGTAGGCGCCGTCTCCTCGACGGCCTTGGGCAGGGCGACCCAGATCTGGATGCCGAGCATCCGCCCGCCCGGAGTACCGGCGGCGTGGGAGATGTGCTCGGAGTGGGCGATGCCCCGGCCCGCGGTCATCCAATTGACGTCCCCCGGGAGGATGCGCTGCACGCTGCCCACCGTGTCGCGGTGCAGTCCCTCGCCCTCGAACAGATAGGTGACGGTGGACAACCCGATATGCGGGTGCATCCGGACGTCCGAGGCACCTCCGGCCGCGAAGTCCACGGGCCCCATCTGATCGAGGAACACGAAAGGGCCCACCATCCGGCGCCGCGCCTGGGGCAATGCGCGCAGCACACTCATGCCTCCGCCCAGGTCCGCGCTCCGCGCCGCGAGGACGAGTTCGACTTCCGCCGCTTCCAGGGGATTGGTGCTCATGAGCGCAACGTAGGCGGATGCCCCGCCCCTGAGTAGCTCCCACCATGGAACAGACCGTCCCACGCGAGCAACACCGGGCGCGCTCTACCGCGAGTGAAGCGTCCGACTCTAGGATGCCGGGTGTCGTCCCCCACCCCCACGGCAGGAGCTGGACATGAAGAACCCCTGGATGAAGGCCGTCTTCCTCACGGTGGCCATGGCGTTGAGCGCTTGTGGCGGCACGCAGGAGACCCCCGACGAGGCCCTGGCGGAGTCGGGCGACGTGGAGCAGATGCTGCCGCAGTGTGACGAGGAGGGTCAGTGCCCGACCGGCTTCTACTGTGCCGGTGGACCGGGCAGCACGTGCCGCCGAGGCGTCGTGGCGATGCCGTACCAGTGCACCACCGAGGGCCTCTGCCCCAAGGGGTACTACTGTGATGGGGGACCGGGCGGTATCTGCCGCCGGGAGCTCTCCCTCGCCGAGTAGTCCCACCGCATGTCCGGACCCGCGCTCGGAGGCCGAGAGGTTCCCGAGCGCGGGCCCCTGACGCATGGCCGCTCTGCCGGAACGGAGCACCCATAAACAGGAATACGGGAAATCCTTGACCTCATGGAGGAACCGGGAGCAGCATCCGCGCGCCGTGCTCCCTGCCCCAGAAAGGAGTGCCCAATGCCCTCCCCCCGGTCGTCTCACCGTCGCCGCACCCGGCGAGGTCCCCGCATTGCCACCGCCGCCCTGCTCGCCTCCGCGACCGCCGGGGTGACCGCGTTCACACTCGCGAACACCGCCTGGGCGATCAACGCGCCCACCGTCTACGCGCGCAATCCAACGAGTGGCACGTCCTTCCTCAACCACACGGCGCTGCTCGGCGCCATCAATGACAAGCCGTGGTTCGAGGCGAACATTCCCTTTCTGGAGGTGCCGGACGCGCAGATCCAGGCCGTCTATTACTACCGCTGGCAGACCTACAAGGAGCACCTGGTCTACACCGGCGCGGAGTACGGCTATCTGTCCAACGAGTTCCTCACTCCGGTGTTCTACGGAGCCCCGTACGGCGGCATCGTCGCGGCGGCGGGCCACCACATCAACGAGGGCCGCTGGCTGCGCGATCAGCAGTACGTGAAGGACGTCATCAATTACTGGCTGGCGGGACCGGGACAGTTCCCCAAGCCCATGATCGAATCGGTGAACCCCAACACGTCCGACTGGGCCCACGAGTACAGCTTCTGGGCGGCCAGTTCGGTGTGGCAGCACTACCTGGTCACCGGGGACAAGGCATTCGCCACCGCTCAACTGTCCAACCTGATCAAACAGTACCGGGGCTGGGACAACCACTTCAATTCCTCGCTCGGCCTCTACTGGCAGGTGCCCGTCTGGGACGCCACCGAACTCACTCCGGCGTCGTACGAGTCCTCGGACCCCTATCACGGAGGGCCCGGCTACCGGCCCACCATCAATGCCTATCAGTATGGGGATGCACGCGCCATCGCCCAGCTCGCCACCCTGGCGGGCGACACCGCAACCGCGACGGAATACAACAACCGGGCGAGCGCGCTGCAGACCGCGACCCGCGCCCGGCTATGGGATCCGAATCGCGCCTTCTACTTCCACATGCACCGCGACAACAACCCGGGCAACACCCTGCTCGGCACCCGCGAGGAGCATGGCTTCGTTCCCTGGATGTTCCACCTGCCGCAGCCCTCGGACTCCACCGCGTTCGCCCAGCTGCTCGATCCGCAGGGCTTCGCCGCGCCCTACGGGCCGACCACGGTCGAGCGGCGCAGCAAGTGGTTCAACCATGAGGCCTCCAAGGGTTGCTGCCGCTGGACCGGACCGTCCTGGCCCTACGAGACCTCCCAGACCCTGACCGGTCTGGCCAACCTGCTCATCGACTATCCCGCGCAGACGACGATCACCCCGGCCCACTACGTCAGCCTGCTGCGCGGCTACGCGGCGACGCAGTACAAGAACGGCGTTCCCTACGTCGCGGAGGCGCACGACGCCGACACCGACAAATGGATCTACGACGGGGGTGGCCACAGCGAGGACTACAACCACTCGACCTACAACGACAACGTCATCTCCGGGCTCATCGGCGTGCGGGGCCAGTCCGGCAACACGCTGACGGTCCGGCCGCTCGCCCCGGCCTCGTGGGACTACTTCGCGCTGGAGAACATCCCGTACCACGGCCACAACGTCACCGTGCTCTGGGACCGGCTCGGCACCCGGTACGGCCAGGGCGTGGGCATGCACCTCTACGTCGACGGGGCGAAGGTCGCCAGCCAGACGGGCCTGGGCGCCGTCACGATCAACGTGGGGGCCCCGCTCGTGCAGTCCAACGGCGGCGGCAAGGTCAACTTCGCCGCCAACGGCCAGCGCATCGCGAACAAAGCGCAGCCCTTCGCGTCGTACACGTTCGGAGGAGCCGGGGACAATGCCTGGAACGCGATCGACGGCCTCGTCTTCCGCAATGGCATTCCCCAGAATACCCGCTGGACGACGTACGCCACGACCCAGGCGAGCGACTTCTTCGGCGTGAAGTTCCAGCACGCCATCACGACCTCCGACGTGCGGCTGTACTTCTATGACGATGGCGGGGGCGTGCGGACGCCCAAGAGCTACGACTTGCAGTACTGGACTGGCGGCACCTGGGCGAGCGTGCCCAACCAGACCCGTACGCCCGCGACGCCGACGGCCACCACCGTCAATCACATCACCTTCCCGCCCCTGACCACGACCCAGCTGCGCGTGGTCGCCCCCAACGCCGGAGGCGGCACCGGCTGGGGACTCAGTGAGTTCGAGGCCTGGTCGGCCCCGGTCTACCTGATCCAGAACGTCAACAGCGGCAAGATGCTGGCCGTCGCGGGAGCCTCGCAGGCCAACAGCGCGAACGTGCAGCAGTACGCCGATAACGGGACGCTGGACCACCAGTGGGAGCTCGTCGACGCGGGCGGCGGCTGGTTCAAGGTCCTCAACCTCAACAGCGGCCTCGTGCTCGCCGTGCAGAACGCATCCAAGGCCCTGAGCGCGCAGATCCAGCAGTACCAGGACAGTGGGACGAGCGACCAGCTCTGGCGGTTCGTCGACGCGGGCGGCGGACAGTTCAAGATCGTCAACCGCAACAGCGGGCTCCTCCTCGGCGTCGACGGCGAATCGAAGTCGGACAGCGCCAACGTGGTGCAGTTCAGCGACAACGGGACCCTGGATCACCTCTGGCGGATGGAGCCGGCCTCGCAGCCCCAATGGTTCAACGACGATTTCGAGGGCAATACGGCCACCCAGTGGTCGCCGCAGCTGGGCACCTGGTCGCTCTGCCACCCGGTCTCGTACGAGTACTGCGCGACCGGCACCGGCGAGAACCTCGCGCTGGCGGGCAATGCCAGCTGGCGGGCGTACACGATGGACGCCTCGGTGCTCGCCAACAGCGCGCCGCTCAACTCCGGCATCGCCCTGGTCGCCCGCGCCCAGGACGCGAGCCACTACTACCAGGCGGAGCTCAAGCGCACGAGCGTCGGCTACGAGTGGGCGGTGTCGAAGAACGACGGGGGAACGTGGACCCTGCTGGCCAGTGGCCTCTACAACTGGCCGTCTGGAGCGGGGAAATACATGAACATCCGCTTCTCGGTGCAGGGTGACGCGCTGACGATGGGCGTCTGGCAACCCGGCGGCACGTGGCAGACGCTGGGCACGGGCCGCGATGCGCAATACACCTCCGGGCGGATGGGCTTGCGCACCTGGGGCGGGCTCACGGGCAGCTTCGACATCGTGCACGTCTACGGCGGGTGATTCCGGCCTCCAGGCCGCATCACCCAGGGCCCCCCTGTTCGGGGGGCCCTCGCCCCAAGGCCTACTGGTGCGTCACCTTCAGGTCGTAGATGACGTTCTCGCCGTAGGCGGCGCACGACTCGTTGGGGACCTTCTTCTCGCCCGTGCAGGAGGACTGCACGTAG from Melittangium boletus DSM 14713 includes the following:
- a CDS encoding pirin family protein, with the protein product MSTNPLEAAEVELVLAARSADLGGGMSVLRALPQARRRMVGPFVFLDQMGPVDFAAGGASDVRMHPHIGLSTVTYLFEGEGLHRDTVGSVQRILPGDVNWMTAGRGIAHSEHISHAAGTPGGRMLGIQIWVALPKAVEETAPTFVHHAASTLPEFGDGGARIRLVAGSLFGERSPVKTHSELFYADVALEPGAVLGLTAEHEERAAYVVDGSVELSTGTLQAGSLAVFQRGAEVCLRASEGARVLLLGGEPMDGPRHIWWNFVSSSKERIEQAKEDWRAQRFGRIEGETEFIPLPGTPPPPVNYP
- a CDS encoding MGH1-like glycoside hydrolase domain-containing protein produces the protein MPSPRSSHRRRTRRGPRIATAALLASATAGVTAFTLANTAWAINAPTVYARNPTSGTSFLNHTALLGAINDKPWFEANIPFLEVPDAQIQAVYYYRWQTYKEHLVYTGAEYGYLSNEFLTPVFYGAPYGGIVAAAGHHINEGRWLRDQQYVKDVINYWLAGPGQFPKPMIESVNPNTSDWAHEYSFWAASSVWQHYLVTGDKAFATAQLSNLIKQYRGWDNHFNSSLGLYWQVPVWDATELTPASYESSDPYHGGPGYRPTINAYQYGDARAIAQLATLAGDTATATEYNNRASALQTATRARLWDPNRAFYFHMHRDNNPGNTLLGTREEHGFVPWMFHLPQPSDSTAFAQLLDPQGFAAPYGPTTVERRSKWFNHEASKGCCRWTGPSWPYETSQTLTGLANLLIDYPAQTTITPAHYVSLLRGYAATQYKNGVPYVAEAHDADTDKWIYDGGGHSEDYNHSTYNDNVISGLIGVRGQSGNTLTVRPLAPASWDYFALENIPYHGHNVTVLWDRLGTRYGQGVGMHLYVDGAKVASQTGLGAVTINVGAPLVQSNGGGKVNFAANGQRIANKAQPFASYTFGGAGDNAWNAIDGLVFRNGIPQNTRWTTYATTQASDFFGVKFQHAITTSDVRLYFYDDGGGVRTPKSYDLQYWTGGTWASVPNQTRTPATPTATTVNHITFPPLTTTQLRVVAPNAGGGTGWGLSEFEAWSAPVYLIQNVNSGKMLAVAGASQANSANVQQYADNGTLDHQWELVDAGGGWFKVLNLNSGLVLAVQNASKALSAQIQQYQDSGTSDQLWRFVDAGGGQFKIVNRNSGLLLGVDGESKSDSANVVQFSDNGTLDHLWRMEPASQPQWFNDDFEGNTATQWSPQLGTWSLCHPVSYEYCATGTGENLALAGNASWRAYTMDASVLANSAPLNSGIALVARAQDASHYYQAELKRTSVGYEWAVSKNDGGTWTLLASGLYNWPSGAGKYMNIRFSVQGDALTMGVWQPGGTWQTLGTGRDAQYTSGRMGLRTWGGLTGSFDIVHVYGG